The genome window CCCGGCTCCGACCGGTGCGGAGGAAGGCGGCGCCCGTTCTCGCCAGGGCGTCGATCACCTCGGACCGGTCGTCGGTGTGGACCACCGTGAGCCGCCAACCGGCGACCCCCTGATCCGACAGTCCCAGGGCCTCATCGGGTGGCACGATCCAGGAGATGACCTCTGCCTCTGCTGCGCCTACGGACACCGGAAGCAGGCCTCCGGACAGGCAGGCCGCCACCGACTGGGCGTCCGGGCTCCGCAACTCGAGGGAGGTGGTGCCTTCGACGCGGCGGGTGGCCGCCGCTGCCTCGGTGACCTGGTGGGCAGGTCGAACGCGGCAGAACGTGATGTCGGTGTGGGCCCAAGTTGTCATAGGGATACCTCCAACCGGACGTCCTTCGGCACGCTTCTAGAGTACCCCCGCTCATCGGTCGCGGCGCGCGCCCGTCCGATCAGGCCGCGGTCTATCCAGGTCTCGCTGATGAACTCCGGATAGACGGGCAGGCGAGGCCTCAGTTCGAAGCCGTAGGCCTCCGTCCGGGCTCTCAGCTGGTCCAGATGGGGCCAGGGCGCCTCCGGGTTCACCCAATCGATCGTGAGCGGTGACACGCCTCCCCAGTCGTTGATGCCGGCCTCCAGGTAGATCTCGTACCGCTCGGTGAGGTTGGGGGGCACCTGCAGGTTCATCTCCGGTCCGAGGATCCAGCGAGCCACCGCCACCACCCTGGCGAACCACGCCGGTATGGGCTCGGCCGATCTACGCATCAGGGTGTCGGCCTTGGCCCGGAAATTCTGGATGATGACCTCCTGGATGTGGCCCCGGCGGGCATGTACGTCCCGGATTGCGAACAGGCTGTCGACGATCTCGGGGGTGGTCTCGCCGATACCTACCAGGATGCCGGTTGTGAACGGCACGCGCGCCGCGCCGGCGTCCTCGATCGTCCTCATCCGGACAGCGGGATCCTTGTCGGGACAGTTGTGGTGAGGCATCCCGGGGTCCATCAGGCGGGGAGAGATGTTCTCGAGCATCAGGCCCATCGACACGTTGGTGGGGCGCAGGGCCTCGATCTCGGTGCTGGTCATGATCCCGGGATTGGCATGGGGGAACAGACCCGTACGCTCCACTATCAGCTCGCTCATGGCCCGGACGTAGCCGATGGTGGTTCCGTAACCCTGGGCATCCAGGAACGCTCGTGCCTGCGGCCAGCGTTCCTCCGGGCGGTCCCCCAGGGTGAGGAGCGCCTCCGAACAGCCGGCCGCATCACCCGCCTCGGCGATGGCCAGCACGTCATCGGGCGTCAGGTACTCGCCTCCCGCTCCCGGTGGCTTGGCGAAGGTGCAGTAGGTGCACACATCCCGGCAGAGGGTGGTGATCGGGACGAACACCTTGGGGCTGTACGTGATCGTGCGTCCCCGCCCCTCGTCCCGGATCCGGCCCGCGCGCTCGAACAGCGGGCGAGTATCCAGCTTCCCATCTATGTAGTCGACAGCACGCTGGTGGTCGGGAGGCGGGTAACCCATTCGAGCAACGGATCTTAGAGGGTGCGCGTACAGGTGGCACCCACCCGAACATTCCGGGCCAGCCACTCAGTCCGGGGGTAGAGTGGACGGCGCGTGAAATACACCCTCAGCACCTTCCGGGAATACACCCTGAGCAACTTCCGGGACGATGCATTCGGAGGCATCACTGCGGCGGTGGTTGCTCTGCCCCTGTCGTTGGCGTTCGGGGTGGCATCGGGCCTGGGCGCCATCGCCGGACTGTACGGCGCCATCGCGGTCGGCTTCTTCGCCGCGGTGTTCGGTGGTACCAACACCCAGATCTCCGGTCCGACCGCGCCGCTGGCCGTCGCCATCTCCGTG of bacterium contains these proteins:
- the cofG gene encoding 7,8-didemethyl-8-hydroxy-5-deazariboflavin synthase CofG; its protein translation is MGYPPPDHQRAVDYIDGKLDTRPLFERAGRIRDEGRGRTITYSPKVFVPITTLCRDVCTYCTFAKPPGAGGEYLTPDDVLAIAEAGDAAGCSEALLTLGDRPEERWPQARAFLDAQGYGTTIGYVRAMSELIVERTGLFPHANPGIMTSTEIEALRPTNVSMGLMLENISPRLMDPGMPHHNCPDKDPAVRMRTIEDAGAARVPFTTGILVGIGETTPEIVDSLFAIRDVHARRGHIQEVIIQNFRAKADTLMRRSAEPIPAWFARVVAVARWILGPEMNLQVPPNLTERYEIYLEAGINDWGGVSPLTIDWVNPEAPWPHLDQLRARTEAYGFELRPRLPVYPEFISETWIDRGLIGRARAATDERGYSRSVPKDVRLEVSL